One region of Triticum aestivum cultivar Chinese Spring chromosome 6B, IWGSC CS RefSeq v2.1, whole genome shotgun sequence genomic DNA includes:
- the LOC123139756 gene encoding uncharacterized protein: MYDCRLLLQGTVSFRTAKQIKNRPLNYTHPRWNPSYRSAEMVSHKASEAGSGTIASDSEAWLGARRLATAQAGAREQAGRSGSWEAAGVVGDEQQEDYYDYNEETDDDDDDDDDDYKSPPSSPKGHLIIA; the protein is encoded by the exons ATGTACGACTGCAGACTGCTGCTGCAGGGCACAGTCAGTTTCCGCACAGCAAAGCAAATAAAAAACAGACCACTAAACTACACCCACCCTCGCTGGAACCCTAGCTATAGAAGCGCGGAGATGGTGTCGCATAAGGCGTCGGAGGCAGGGAGCGGGACAATCGCCTCGGACTCGGAGGCGTGGTTGGGGGCGCGCCGCCTGGCGACAGCGCAGGCGGGGGCAAGGGAGCAGGCGGGCCGATCGGGGTCGTGGGAGGCAGCCGGCGTGGTGGGCGACGAGCAGCAG GAAGACTATTATGATTACAATGAAGAaactgacgatgacgatgatgacgatgacgatgactaCAAATCCCCGCCTTCCAGCCCAAAAGGCCACCTTATCATTGCCTGA